One part of the Salinivirga cyanobacteriivorans genome encodes these proteins:
- a CDS encoding DUF4494 domain-containing protein, which yields MHNWFECKIKYEKMDEYGKEKPVSESYVVDALSFTEAESRLIKMLEGEIPDEFIVTGISKAKLDEIVPAEDADYWYKCKVILKDMDEKSGKEKKIQNQILVAADDFRGALESAENSLEQVLVPWEIHQISLTKVVDVMPYEAGGGAAEPELSKTDKDYIASEE from the coding sequence ATGCATAATTGGTTTGAATGTAAAATTAAATATGAGAAGATGGATGAATACGGTAAAGAAAAACCCGTTTCAGAATCATATGTTGTAGATGCACTATCTTTTACTGAAGCCGAAAGCCGTTTAATAAAAATGCTGGAGGGAGAAATACCTGATGAGTTTATTGTAACAGGTATTTCTAAAGCTAAACTTGATGAAATTGTTCCTGCCGAAGACGCAGATTATTGGTATAAGTGCAAAGTTATACTTAAGGATATGGACGAAAAATCAGGTAAAGAGAAAAAAATTCAGAATCAGATTTTAGTTGCTGCAGATGATTTTCGTGGCGCACTTGAAAGTGCAGAAAATAGTCTCGAGCAGGTACTTGTTCCGTGGGAGATACACCAAATATCACTCACAAAAGTGGTAGATGTAATGCCTTACGAAGCAGGCGGAGGGGCTGCTGAACCCGAATTGTCAAAGACTGATAAGGATTATATTGCATCCGAAGAGTAA
- a CDS encoding amino acid permease, with product MQQPRKNAGFGTLPVFLTAISTILGAILFLRFGWAVGQVGLVGVIAIVLISHLVTIPTALAVAEIATNQRVLGGGAYYIISRSFGFNIGGAIGLTLFASQAVSVAFYVIAFGEAFEPVLQTIQANFGFLIPKRVVALATMAILSMLILRRGANLGMKALYVVVAILFTAIALFLFGEPVDGVEKFNLNETVENPEPFFYVFTIIFPAFTGLAAGLGLSGDLKDPRKSIPAGTMWATVVGLVVYLIVGYKFAISATPEQLSADQLIMERIAVWGPIIPIGLAAASLSSALGSIMVAPRTLQAIGLDDIFPGKSISRWLARGKAKDNEPFNGSLITVIIAFFFVFIGDVNFVAEIISMFFMVTYGAICLISFLEHFAADPSYRPTFRSRWYLSFIGALMSIWLMFRMNLPYAALSILIMSGVYVMITRGNPEKRGLAKLFKGVVFQLSRNLQIFAQRANREEDDNSWRPFAVSISKDTFNRRSAFDLMRWISHKYGFGTYIHFIKGYLNDDSNKKADEVMERLIKLASGNKNRIYLDTIISPSFTSAIAQVIQLRTVSGKHNNMIIFEFSRTDPERLTDTMNNYKLLNTTGFDVCVLNTTYKGFGDHREIHLWIKSEDYANANLMILMAYVILGHPDWKRGVIRIFVLTNPENRQKRWTELAKRVKTGRLPISLKNIELVNETKETNRKEIISHHSADADLTIIGFNNHELADQIGKFDVFQGYENLGNILFVSSNSQKVIS from the coding sequence ATGCAGCAACCGCGCAAAAATGCAGGGTTTGGTACCTTGCCTGTTTTTTTAACGGCTATCAGTACAATCCTGGGAGCAATTCTGTTTTTACGTTTTGGCTGGGCCGTTGGTCAGGTTGGCCTTGTTGGTGTTATCGCCATTGTATTAATAAGTCATTTAGTGACCATCCCTACCGCGCTTGCTGTTGCAGAAATTGCCACAAATCAACGAGTGCTTGGTGGCGGAGCTTATTACATTATATCCCGTTCATTCGGGTTTAATATTGGAGGTGCAATTGGGTTAACACTTTTCGCATCACAGGCTGTGAGTGTCGCATTTTATGTAATTGCATTTGGCGAAGCATTTGAGCCCGTTTTACAAACTATACAAGCTAATTTCGGGTTCCTAATACCCAAGCGGGTTGTGGCTTTGGCTACCATGGCAATTTTATCTATGCTTATACTCCGGCGTGGAGCAAACCTGGGAATGAAAGCTCTTTATGTAGTTGTGGCAATTTTATTCACCGCCATTGCTCTTTTTCTATTTGGCGAGCCGGTTGATGGAGTTGAAAAATTCAACTTAAATGAAACTGTAGAGAATCCTGAGCCATTCTTTTATGTGTTTACCATAATTTTTCCCGCTTTCACAGGACTTGCTGCCGGCCTCGGGTTGTCAGGTGATTTAAAAGATCCTCGTAAATCTATTCCTGCAGGAACTATGTGGGCTACCGTAGTTGGGCTTGTTGTGTACTTAATTGTCGGGTACAAATTTGCTATCTCGGCTACTCCTGAACAACTTAGTGCGGATCAGCTTATAATGGAGCGAATTGCTGTGTGGGGGCCAATTATACCAATAGGGCTTGCAGCTGCATCGCTTTCATCAGCCCTGGGCTCTATTATGGTAGCTCCGCGCACACTACAGGCTATTGGATTAGACGATATATTTCCCGGAAAGTCAATCAGCCGGTGGCTGGCGCGCGGTAAAGCAAAAGATAATGAACCTTTTAATGGATCATTAATCACGGTAATTATTGCTTTCTTCTTTGTTTTTATTGGTGATGTAAACTTTGTAGCCGAAATTATCTCTATGTTCTTTATGGTCACCTATGGAGCTATTTGTTTAATTTCATTCCTCGAACATTTTGCCGCCGATCCATCCTACAGACCAACATTTCGTTCACGTTGGTATTTGTCATTTATCGGTGCATTGATGTCGATATGGCTCATGTTTAGGATGAACCTTCCATATGCAGCATTATCAATATTAATTATGTCGGGAGTATATGTGATGATTACACGTGGGAACCCCGAAAAACGAGGGCTGGCAAAGCTTTTCAAAGGTGTGGTGTTTCAGCTCAGCCGAAATCTGCAAATATTTGCCCAACGGGCCAACAGGGAGGAAGATGATAACAGTTGGCGGCCTTTTGCAGTTTCCATATCTAAAGATACCTTCAACCGGCGCAGTGCTTTCGATCTGATGCGCTGGATCTCACATAAATACGGATTCGGGACCTACATTCATTTCATCAAGGGATACCTGAATGATGATTCAAATAAAAAGGCCGATGAAGTTATGGAGCGGCTCATAAAGCTTGCATCAGGAAATAAAAACCGTATTTACCTCGATACCATTATTAGCCCGAGTTTTACCTCGGCAATAGCACAGGTAATACAGCTAAGAACTGTATCGGGTAAACACAATAATATGATTATTTTCGAGTTCTCACGCACCGATCCGGAACGACTCACCGATACGATGAACAATTATAAGCTATTGAATACCACAGGTTTTGATGTGTGTGTGTTGAATACGACATATAAAGGATTCGGCGATCACCGGGAGATTCATTTATGGATAAAATCTGAGGATTATGCCAACGCCAATCTTATGATTTTAATGGCATACGTAATCCTTGGACACCCCGACTGGAAACGTGGGGTAATACGTATTTTTGTACTTACAAATCCGGAAAACAGACAAAAGCGGTGGACAGAACTGGCCAAGCGTGTAAAAACAGGACGGCTGCCAATTTCACTGAAAAATATTGAATTGGTGAATGAAACAAAAGAAACCAACCGGAAAGAAATTATCAGTCATCACTCTGCTGATGCAGATTTAACCATTATAGGATTCAATAACCATGAGTTAGCCGATCAGATTGGCAAATTTGATGTTTTCCAGGGTTACGAAAATTTAGGCAATATATTATTTGTAAGTTCAAATTCTCAAAAAGTTATTTCCTGA
- the coaD gene encoding pantetheine-phosphate adenylyltransferase: MERIAVFPGSFDPITRGHESVVLRAIDLFDKIIIAVGTNANKPGFFPLDKRIEWIKKTFKEYDKIEIRNFEGLTIDFCREIGAKFLLRGIRTGADFEYERSIAQMNKALMQEIETVFILTTPELTPISSTILRDIYKHGGDIKPFIPKAIHGDY, encoded by the coding sequence ATGGAAAGAATTGCAGTTTTTCCCGGGTCTTTTGATCCAATAACGCGTGGACATGAATCTGTTGTGCTAAGAGCAATAGATTTGTTCGACAAAATTATTATTGCAGTAGGAACAAATGCCAATAAACCGGGATTTTTTCCGTTAGACAAACGCATAGAATGGATAAAAAAGACTTTTAAAGAATATGACAAAATTGAGATCCGTAATTTTGAAGGATTAACTATAGATTTTTGTCGTGAAATAGGAGCAAAATTTTTGCTCAGGGGTATCAGAACCGGTGCCGATTTTGAATACGAAAGAAGTATAGCACAAATGAATAAAGCACTGATGCAAGAAATCGAAACTGTTTTTATTCTTACTACACCCGAGCTTACACCCATTTCATCAACCATTCTCAGAGATATTTATAAACATGGAGGCGATATTAAACCTTTTATTCCGAAAGCTATTCACGGGGATTATTAG
- a CDS encoding TlpA family protein disulfide reductase, with product MEAILNLLFRKLFTGIISLCLVFAGVTNAQDTTILTGQRADWANKPVEVWYYADYISTVKETVAEVVPGDSGKIDIPFSIKEPRQIYVQSGGLEGSLFVMPGKTYALKLPEYRQMSKVDSLNPFYQPFKFFFGLENSHATELNHLITEFDLIYNDYLVNNFRQIRSKRQSSDVDTMVVFLDSLFKKGEQNAFFRGYKKYKIAKLLHIAYLHDDNYVVRDYYLDQPVLYTNPAYFDLFNKMFDNYIEYYATTADGQDIAFNVVRAKSYQRSMRTLANNLALRNDTLRELVFIKGLNDALYKNTFPKSSLYQTLDSVKLQTKIPRHRKIVERIIDKTKKLQAGYPPPAFRINMGDTLAFSYPQKSDRFILLNFINIESFAVQKILPQLKQLSEKHEDVLKIVTINVGSKFEHARKYFEMHQYNWLLLNGNKNTEVLEEYNVKAYPSYFLLNPEGKLALNPTPGPDGHFEYYFFKILKHRERERYRQGR from the coding sequence ATGGAGGCGATATTAAACCTTTTATTCCGAAAGCTATTCACGGGGATTATTAGTTTATGTCTTGTTTTTGCCGGAGTTACTAATGCCCAGGATACCACAATACTTACTGGCCAGAGAGCCGATTGGGCCAACAAACCAGTCGAAGTCTGGTACTATGCCGACTATATTTCAACAGTTAAAGAAACAGTAGCAGAGGTTGTACCTGGCGATAGTGGGAAAATTGATATCCCTTTTTCGATTAAAGAACCCCGGCAAATTTATGTACAGTCAGGCGGGCTCGAAGGAAGCCTGTTTGTAATGCCCGGAAAAACCTATGCGCTAAAATTGCCCGAATACAGGCAAATGTCGAAAGTCGATAGTTTAAACCCGTTTTACCAACCTTTCAAATTCTTTTTTGGGCTCGAAAACAGCCATGCGACTGAATTGAACCATCTTATCACTGAATTTGACCTTATTTACAACGATTATCTTGTAAATAATTTCAGACAAATTAGAAGCAAACGGCAATCAAGCGACGTAGATACTATGGTGGTCTTTCTCGATTCCCTTTTTAAAAAGGGCGAACAAAATGCTTTTTTCAGAGGGTATAAAAAGTATAAAATTGCAAAGTTGCTGCACATAGCCTATTTACATGACGATAATTATGTGGTGCGCGATTACTATCTTGATCAACCGGTATTGTATACTAACCCTGCCTATTTCGATCTTTTTAATAAAATGTTCGATAACTATATTGAGTATTATGCCACAACTGCCGATGGGCAGGATATTGCTTTTAATGTCGTCAGAGCTAAAAGTTACCAACGCAGTATGCGCACATTGGCTAATAACCTGGCGCTTCGGAACGATACCCTGAGAGAGTTAGTGTTTATTAAAGGACTTAACGATGCATTGTATAAAAACACATTCCCTAAAAGTAGTCTTTATCAAACATTAGATTCAGTAAAATTGCAGACTAAAATCCCCCGCCATCGCAAAATTGTAGAGCGGATAATTGATAAAACGAAGAAGTTACAGGCAGGTTATCCTCCGCCTGCATTTCGCATTAATATGGGCGATACACTTGCCTTTTCGTATCCTCAGAAAAGTGACAGGTTTATTTTGTTGAATTTTATAAATATTGAAAGTTTTGCAGTACAGAAAATCCTGCCACAGCTAAAACAGTTGAGCGAGAAACATGAGGATGTGCTTAAAATTGTAACTATAAATGTTGGAAGTAAATTTGAGCATGCACGTAAATACTTTGAAATGCACCAATACAACTGGCTTTTACTTAATGGTAATAAGAATACCGAGGTGCTTGAAGAATATAATGTGAAAGCTTATCCCTCATATTTTTTACTTAATCCGGAAGGGAAGTTGGCGTTAAACCCTACACCCGGCCCCGATGGCCATTTTGAGTATTATTTTTTCAAAATCCTTAAACACAGGGAACGGGAAAGATACCGTCAGGGTCGATAA
- a CDS encoding NUDIX hydrolase — protein sequence MNQIYKIYYDKASIHIVPESEFQRYKNSGFYEFKDVKDHLDKLLNDNLPAREKHAFIKASEPGKILEQIKSHFIFIEAAGGLVRNEFNEILTMVRRGKNDLPKGKCEENESVEQTALREVQEECGIENLTIDSFLMATYHIYPYKNSFALKKTWWYNMKAPKQKLLPQTEEDITEVKWLPHDKLNEFETNTFPTLIDVLQGAKLR from the coding sequence ATGAATCAGATTTATAAAATTTATTACGACAAAGCTTCTATTCATATTGTTCCGGAATCAGAATTCCAGCGCTACAAAAATAGTGGTTTTTATGAATTTAAAGATGTTAAGGATCATCTTGATAAACTTTTAAATGATAATCTTCCTGCGCGTGAGAAGCACGCTTTTATAAAGGCGAGCGAACCCGGAAAAATTTTAGAACAAATAAAAAGCCATTTTATATTCATTGAGGCTGCTGGCGGTTTAGTTCGAAATGAGTTTAATGAAATTTTGACCATGGTGCGCAGAGGTAAAAATGATTTGCCCAAAGGTAAATGCGAAGAAAATGAATCGGTAGAACAGACGGCTTTAAGAGAAGTTCAGGAAGAATGCGGAATTGAAAACCTTACAATAGACTCTTTCCTTATGGCAACTTATCATATATACCCATACAAAAATAGTTTTGCCCTGAAAAAAACCTGGTGGTACAATATGAAAGCGCCCAAACAAAAGCTCCTGCCACAAACCGAAGAAGATATTACAGAAGTTAAATGGTTGCCGCATGACAAACTCAATGAATTTGAAACGAACACCTTCCCAACCCTGATAGATGTATTGCAAGGAGCTAAATTAAGGTAG
- the pyrE gene encoding orotate phosphoribosyltransferase: MSQPVKEKIAQSLLQINAIQLEPSNPFVWASGMKSPIYCDNRKILSYPRVRKIVRDAFVDKIKADYPDVDFVAGVATGAIAHGALVAEALDLPFLYVRSEAKGHGMQNLVEGDAIPGKKVIVIEDLVSTGGSSVKAVEALKNHGMKVQGLIAIFTYGFQKAFKAFADANCEWSVLTDYSTLIDMAVEDELLPRTEMSVLEEWQADPENWSN; encoded by the coding sequence ATGAGTCAACCAGTTAAAGAAAAAATAGCTCAATCGTTATTGCAAATTAACGCAATTCAATTGGAACCATCAAATCCGTTTGTGTGGGCCTCAGGAATGAAGTCGCCCATTTATTGCGATAATCGTAAGATTTTGTCTTACCCCAGGGTGCGCAAAATTGTTCGCGATGCATTTGTAGATAAAATTAAAGCCGATTATCCCGACGTTGATTTTGTAGCAGGTGTTGCCACAGGTGCCATTGCCCATGGTGCACTGGTAGCTGAAGCACTTGATCTGCCATTTTTATATGTGCGATCGGAAGCCAAGGGGCACGGAATGCAAAATCTTGTGGAAGGAGATGCCATACCCGGCAAAAAAGTGATTGTAATAGAAGATTTAGTCTCTACAGGAGGCAGTAGTGTAAAAGCAGTAGAAGCGCTTAAAAATCATGGTATGAAAGTGCAGGGGTTAATCGCAATTTTTACTTATGGTTTTCAAAAAGCCTTTAAAGCCTTTGCCGATGCCAATTGCGAGTGGTCAGTTTTAACCGATTATTCGACTTTGATTGATATGGCTGTAGAAGATGAGTTATTGCCCAGAACTGAGATGTCTGTTTTGGAAGAGTGGCAGGCAGATCCTGAAAATTGGTCTAACTAA
- a CDS encoding SRPBCC family protein: MLKHESRVGKLNAPAATIYHTISDFSRLEHITPPDDKMKVVHADADSCKFAMGSNGEFGMRIIERKENDTVKITSDESVPFSFYLWIQLKEVAEADTRVRVTLHADLNPMLKMVAKKPLTQFVDQLVDKLEASFN, translated from the coding sequence ATGTTGAAACATGAAAGTAGAGTAGGTAAACTTAATGCTCCGGCAGCAACTATTTATCATACCATATCAGATTTTTCACGCCTGGAGCATATTACCCCACCCGATGATAAAATGAAAGTAGTGCATGCCGATGCCGATTCATGTAAATTTGCCATGGGCAGTAATGGCGAGTTTGGTATGCGCATTATTGAACGCAAGGAGAATGATACGGTGAAAATAACCAGTGATGAATCGGTTCCATTCTCGTTTTACCTTTGGATTCAATTGAAAGAGGTAGCTGAAGCCGATACACGGGTTCGGGTGACCTTACATGCCGATTTGAACCCAATGCTAAAAATGGTGGCCAAAAAACCGCTTACACAATTTGTAGATCAATTGGTCGATAAACTTGAGGCATCTTTTAACTAA
- a CDS encoding PhzF family phenazine biosynthesis protein — translation MESIPIYQVDAFTDNLFGGNPAAVCILESEIDESLMQQIAAENNLAETAFVIPQEGFASIRYFTPLTEVALCGHATLASAFVLSEFVQKRNNQFTFETMLSGRLTVEVRSDLFALNLPADQLKPEKAQFVAVADILGHQPVELFHGRTDLMAVFDDQQILKEMEPDMKALARLNARGLIVAAPGNESDFVTRFFAPAIGVDEDPVTGSAHTSLVPYWSQKLNKTSLVSHQLSARGGVLYCRDLGNRTEVAGKATLYLKGEIFV, via the coding sequence ATGGAGTCAATACCAATATACCAGGTCGATGCCTTTACCGATAACCTTTTCGGAGGAAATCCTGCGGCTGTTTGCATTTTGGAATCGGAAATAGACGAATCTTTAATGCAACAAATTGCGGCTGAAAATAATCTGGCCGAGACCGCATTTGTAATTCCGCAGGAGGGTTTTGCATCAATCAGGTATTTTACACCCCTAACAGAAGTTGCTCTGTGTGGGCACGCTACCCTGGCCTCAGCCTTTGTTTTGTCAGAATTCGTGCAAAAAAGAAATAACCAATTTACATTTGAAACCATGCTCAGCGGCAGACTCACCGTGGAGGTGAGAAGCGACCTTTTTGCTTTAAACTTACCTGCCGACCAACTTAAACCCGAAAAAGCCCAATTCGTTGCCGTGGCCGACATTTTAGGACACCAACCAGTTGAATTGTTCCATGGCCGCACAGATCTGATGGCTGTTTTCGATGATCAGCAAATTTTGAAAGAGATGGAACCCGACATGAAAGCGCTTGCTCGGTTAAATGCACGCGGGCTAATTGTGGCAGCACCAGGCAATGAAAGCGATTTTGTAACCCGGTTTTTCGCTCCGGCTATTGGTGTGGACGAAGATCCTGTAACCGGATCGGCCCATACCTCGTTGGTGCCTTACTGGAGCCAAAAACTGAACAAAACATCGCTGGTTTCTCACCAACTATCAGCCAGGGGCGGAGTGCTGTATTGCAGAGACCTCGGCAACCGAACAGAGGTCGCCGGCAAGGCCACACTCTACCTTAAGGGTGAGATTTTTGTTTAG
- the lipB gene encoding lipoyl(octanoyl) transferase LipB codes for MTNRIIFEDWNQLDYGKAWKKQEKIFNRQIDRKQKNEPTENTLIFVEHPHVYTLGKNGDRSNMLITDEMLEKINATYYHIDRGGDVTYHGPGQIVGYPIFDLEKLGISYKGFIENIENGIIKYLRATHGIETFQLPKATGVWLETERGHEKICAIGTRASKYVTMHGFALNINTNLEYFDYINPCGFTDKGVTSLEKIKGVKQDFEKEKSILKGFLAEAFEAELV; via the coding sequence ATGACTAACAGAATTATTTTCGAAGACTGGAACCAACTGGATTACGGCAAAGCCTGGAAAAAGCAGGAAAAGATCTTTAATCGACAAATTGACCGTAAACAAAAGAATGAACCTACGGAAAACACCCTGATATTTGTAGAGCACCCGCATGTATACACCCTTGGTAAAAATGGAGACCGTTCCAATATGCTCATTACCGATGAGATGCTTGAAAAAATAAACGCTACCTATTATCACATAGACCGCGGCGGAGATGTTACCTATCATGGTCCCGGACAAATTGTAGGGTACCCCATCTTTGATCTGGAGAAATTGGGCATTTCCTACAAGGGTTTTATTGAAAACATTGAAAACGGCATCATCAAATACCTCAGAGCCACACATGGTATAGAAACCTTCCAACTACCAAAAGCCACTGGTGTTTGGTTAGAAACCGAACGCGGACATGAAAAAATATGTGCCATCGGCACCCGCGCAAGCAAATACGTAACCATGCATGGTTTTGCGCTCAACATCAACACTAACCTCGAATATTTCGATTATATCAATCCATGCGGTTTTACCGACAAAGGCGTTACCTCATTGGAAAAAATAAAAGGTGTAAAACAGGATTTTGAAAAAGAGAAATCAATATTGAAAGGTTTTTTAGCTGAGGCCTTTGAAGCTGAACTGGTTTAA